One window of the Labilibaculum sp. genome contains the following:
- a CDS encoding glycosyltransferase family A protein produces MNEKVTCFIPFGTKEETEITINELIKSDLTAAIYVVGGDAELDAEGVTVLTSETLSHGKTIHAIAEKTDSEYVFIYTKTSALTLGQLALDRFMKVAKDTNSGLVYSNYRAIKDGVVENCPVIDYQEGSLRDDFNFGSVLFYDAKVLKEAVKDVDTSFRHAGLYELRLAMAARSEFMRIPEVLYTEEEMDTRKSGEKIFDYVDPKNRAVQIEMEIACTEHLKRIGAFLAPKFDDVAFDEGNFKVEASVVIPVRDRVKTIEDAIKSVLAQKADVDFNLIVVDNYSTDGTTEIIQKYAAVDNRIIHIIPERKDLGIGGCWNEAVAHEYCGKFAIQLDSDDLYADETTVQKVVDAFYSQNCAMVVGTYQMVNFALEEIPPGIIDHKEWTPENGRNNALRINGLGAPRAFYTPVLRRNPIPNVNYGEDYALGLAISRNYQIGRIYDPIYLCRRWDDNSDASLDIEKMNTHNTYKDRIRTIELKARKLLCKKYMI; encoded by the coding sequence ATGAATGAAAAGGTGACATGTTTTATTCCTTTTGGAACAAAGGAAGAGACCGAAATAACAATCAATGAGCTGATAAAATCAGATTTGACAGCTGCGATTTATGTGGTAGGCGGAGATGCAGAACTAGATGCTGAAGGTGTTACTGTTTTAACATCGGAAACCTTATCGCACGGAAAAACGATTCATGCAATTGCTGAGAAAACAGATTCTGAATATGTTTTCATCTATACAAAAACAAGTGCCTTAACTTTGGGTCAATTGGCTTTGGATCGGTTTATGAAAGTAGCCAAGGATACAAATAGTGGTTTGGTGTATTCAAATTATCGTGCCATTAAAGATGGTGTGGTTGAAAATTGTCCGGTAATCGATTATCAGGAAGGAAGTTTGAGAGATGATTTTAATTTTGGATCGGTTCTTTTTTACGATGCGAAAGTGTTAAAAGAAGCCGTGAAAGATGTTGATACTTCTTTTCGTCATGCAGGATTGTATGAATTGCGTTTGGCAATGGCTGCCCGTTCCGAATTCATGAGAATTCCGGAAGTATTGTACACCGAAGAAGAAATGGATACAAGAAAATCGGGAGAGAAAATTTTCGATTACGTTGATCCTAAGAATCGTGCCGTACAAATTGAAATGGAAATTGCCTGCACCGAGCATCTGAAGAGAATCGGAGCTTTTTTAGCGCCAAAATTTGACGATGTTGCCTTTGATGAAGGTAATTTTAAAGTGGAAGCTTCTGTTGTGATTCCGGTTCGTGATCGTGTAAAAACCATCGAGGATGCGATTAAATCGGTATTGGCTCAAAAGGCGGATGTGGATTTCAATTTGATTGTTGTTGACAATTATTCTACAGATGGAACGACTGAAATTATTCAGAAATATGCTGCAGTGGACAATCGGATCATTCACATTATTCCGGAACGAAAAGATTTGGGAATCGGCGGTTGCTGGAATGAGGCAGTAGCTCACGAGTATTGCGGTAAATTTGCCATTCAGTTGGATAGTGATGACTTGTATGCCGATGAAACCACTGTGCAGAAAGTTGTAGATGCATTTTACAGTCAAAACTGTGCTATGGTCGTAGGAACTTATCAGATGGTAAATTTTGCATTGGAAGAAATTCCTCCGGGAATTATTGATCACAAAGAGTGGACTCCGGAAAATGGAAGAAACAATGCGCTTCGTATTAATGGATTGGGAGCTCCCCGTGCATTCTATACTCCGGTATTGCGAAGGAATCCAATTCCAAATGTAAATTACGGTGAGGATTATGCTTTAGGATTAGCAATTTCGCGTAATTATCAGATTGGTAGAATTTACGATCCAATTTATTTGTGTCGTCGGTGGGATGATAATTCGGATGCATCTTTGGATATTGAAAAAATGAATACTCACAATACGTACAAGGATCGTATTCGTACCATCGAATTGAAGGCTAGAAAACTGTTGTGTAAAAAATACATGATTTAG
- a CDS encoding N-acetylmuramoyl-L-alanine amidase-like domain-containing protein — MKQFFQILVVLLIFLSSCQGKKIQQEVKDSVQLKDSVDQEIFNSIRKIAGSMSIDSLPLDNRVVEVAKMFMQTAYVGGTLDGGEKEQLVVNFRELDCTTYLENVVALSKVLSNDSLTTDDFLKELENLRYRNGKLTDYSSRLHYFSDWIYENEKKGIVKNITSEIGGEKYNKTINFMSTHVDSYSVLKADSSLAEEIRKTENEINKRELFYIPEAKIQQLEDKIHNGDLIAITTKIEGLDISHVGIAIHVNNRLHLMHASSKAKKVVISDIPLAEMLMQSKYQSGIMVARLQ; from the coding sequence ATGAAGCAATTTTTTCAAATTTTAGTGGTATTGCTTATTTTTCTAAGCTCTTGTCAAGGAAAAAAAATCCAACAAGAGGTAAAGGACTCTGTTCAATTAAAAGATTCTGTTGATCAGGAAATCTTTAATTCCATTCGGAAAATAGCAGGATCGATGTCGATTGATTCATTACCATTGGATAATCGGGTAGTTGAAGTGGCAAAAATGTTTATGCAAACAGCCTATGTTGGCGGTACTTTGGATGGGGGAGAGAAAGAACAGTTGGTCGTTAATTTCCGGGAGTTGGATTGTACTACTTATCTGGAGAATGTGGTGGCCTTATCAAAAGTACTATCCAACGATTCGCTTACAACTGATGATTTTCTGAAAGAACTTGAAAATCTGCGTTACCGAAATGGCAAACTGACTGATTATTCTTCGCGTCTGCATTATTTCTCCGATTGGATTTATGAAAATGAAAAGAAGGGAATCGTAAAAAACATTACGTCTGAAATTGGTGGTGAAAAGTATAACAAAACAATCAATTTTATGAGTACGCATGTCGATTCTTATTCTGTTTTAAAAGCCGATTCTTCATTGGCAGAAGAGATCCGGAAGACCGAAAATGAAATCAATAAAAGAGAATTGTTCTATATACCGGAAGCAAAAATACAACAGCTTGAGGATAAAATTCATAATGGAGATTTAATTGCTATTACTACTAAAATAGAAGGACTGGATATATCTCATGTGGGAATTGCTATTCATGTGAATAACCGATTGCATCTGATGCACGCTTCCAGCAAAGCTAAAAAAGTGGTGATTTCAGATATTCCTTTGGCAGAAATGCTCATGCAAAGTAAATATCAATCGGGAATTATGGTGGCCAGGTTGCAGTAA